The following nucleotide sequence is from Pseudobutyrivibrio ruminis HUN009.
GTATGAGCTTGCCATTACGCCGCCCTTCTTAACCTGATCATTAAGCATAGCAAGAGCTGCTGTTGTACCAGGTGCGCCTGCATACTCAAGACCGATTTCGCAAAGAATATCTGCTACAGAATCGCCAATAGCTGGTGTTGGAGCAAGTGATAAATCGATGATTCCAAATGGAATGTTAAGACGCTTGCTTGCTTCCTGTGCTACAAGCTGACCAACACGTGTAACCTTGAATGCAGTCTTTTTGATTGTCTCGCAGAGAACCTCGAAGCTTTCACCTCTAACCTGCTCAAGAGCCTTTTTAACTACACCAGGGCCAGAAACACCTACGTTGATAATAGCATCTGCTTCTGTTACGCCGTGGAAAGCGCCTGCCATGAATGGGTTGTCATCAGGAGCGTTGCAGAATACTACAAGCTTCATACAATCAACTGAATCTCTGTCCTTTGAACGGTCAGCCACCTGAAGAAGAATATCTCCCATAAGTCTGACAGCATCCATATTAATACCAGTTTTTGTGGAAGCTAAATTAACTGAGCTACAAACTCTTTCTGTTTCGCAAAGAGCCTGTGGAATTGAACGAATAAGTAATTCATCAGCTGTTGTCATTCCCTTTGAAACAAGAGCTGAGTAACCACCGATAAGATTTGCACCAACTGCTGCTGCGGCCTTGTCCATTGTGTGTGCCAAAGTAACGAAGTCCTCTGGCTTCTTGCAAGCTGCACCGCCGATTAAAGCTATTGGTGTAACAGAAATACGTCTATTAACAATAGGAATGCCGTAATCACTTTCAATTTCCTTTGCAACCTTATCAAGATTCTTTGCAACTGTAGTGATACGGTTGTAAACCTTTTCATTAAGCTTATCTAAATCTGAATCTATGCATTCTAAGAGACTGATACCAATAGTAATAGTACGAACGTCGAGGGTCTGCTCCTCAACCATTTTGTTTGTCTCAAGTACTTCCTGTAGATTAACCATATTCCCTCCTATAATCTGTGCATTGCGTTGAAGATGTCTTCCTTCTGAGCTTTAATCTGAACTCCAATTTCATCTCCAAGCTTTTCCAAATCACACTGAATATCGTCAAAAGCACGTGAGCTTGAATTGATATCTACAATCATCATCATATTGAAGAAGCCTTGAACTATAGTTTGAGTAATATCCAACACATTAACACCGCTCTCTGCCAGATAAGTACAAATACGTGCAATAATACCTACTGTATCTTTGCCAACTACAGTAATAATAACCTTATTCTCCATCTTTTCCTCCTATAGTCCATTATCTACTAGTTATATAACCACCAATTGGGAAACCTCGCTGCGACTTGCAACTGTGATATTGAAATCATTTCCCTTGTATGGAGTGGTTTCATCCATGGTAACTTCGAGTCGGACAGTCTCGTAAGCTAAATCTGGATAATTATTTTCATGGCTTAAATGCCCTAAAAATACGTGTTTAATGTTGTCATTTAAAACCTTGCTTAAAAGCTTACCGCTGGTTTCATTTGACAGATGACCATAATTTCCAAGAATTCTTTGTTTTAAATGATATGGGTATGACCCAACTTCTAGCATGTGGATATCGTGATTGGCCTCTAATAGCATAGCATCAAGGCCTGTTAAATTCTCCACAATATTGCTGTCATAATACCCTAAGTCAGTGCAGACTGCAACCTTAGATTTATCATTTTCTATACGATATGCAACTGGATCAGCCGCGTCATGGCTGATGTGGAATGGGTGAATTTTAAGACTACCTAAGACGAAGTCCTCATTGGGCTTGATAACATGAAAAAGAGTGTCATCGATAGCCCCAAGGCTCTTCATAGAACGTATTGCTCTGATGGTACCAGCTGTAGCATAAATTGGAATGTGATATTTACGAGAAACAACACCGAGACCAGAAACATGGTCTGAATGTTCGTGGGTCACAAGAAGACCAGCCATATCGGCTGTGGTGTAATCGTACTGATTCATACCTGCTTCTATGCGTTTTCCAGAAATACCAGCGTCAATCATTACGTGGGTGCTGCTGTCACCCACGCAAATGCAATTACCGCTGCTACCACTTGCAATACTAAAAAAATCCATTACTAAAATACTTCCTTACTAACTTTCGCTCCATCTAATTTCGACTTCATCGCCAGCGTTAAGATCCTTGGCGTAGCCGCATGGCTGTCCATTAACCTTTGTGATGAGCTGTCTACCGCCACCTGTGCTTGGGTCGAAATTGATGAGATTGTATACATCTACAAAGATGTAATCCCTTTTACCTGCCAAGACCATGTCCTTGCCATTGACCTTGATAGGGATTTCAACGGTTTCGATTTTCATTCTTGTACGAGCATCCTCTGCTGGTGTATCAGGTGCTGCTGGAGCTTCATAATCCTCTGGCATACCCTCTGATTCATCAACAATATAATCTGCTCTGTAGGCAATTTGATTTGTAGTTGTCCATTCGATTGCAAAGTTTTCATATACAAGGGATTCCTTGGTAGACGGACGGTTGTTTACAAGGATTTCATATCTGTCATCGATTGTAACATCCATAAACTCTGCCAATTGGCCAACTGTGTAGAATGGTCGAGTCTCGATAACATCTCCATCCTTAACTGAATATGTAGGTGGTTCCATAGAACCATTAACCTCAACAAACTTTGGGCACTTAACTCTATGCCCACAAACATTGAAATAAAGGTATTCTGTAGTAAACTCTGCTAAATCAGCAATTGTACCACGTCCACCTTCGCCAACAGTAGAAGGAACTACTGTAACATCTGCGTTAAACTCAAGTGGTGTGTTGATTCCAACTGATTTGCCATTCATTGTAACAACTGCGGATTCGCCCTCTGTACCACGAATCATACGTGATACACCGTTGACTGTGAAGTTGATTTCACGGCCACGTCTTGGGAACAGCTGATCAGCAGAGAAGCCTGCCTGCATAGCTGCATCTACAATTGTAAGTTGTCCATTATCATAAAGCTTCATCATCTCACCATTGAAGTGAATCATAATGAAGTTGTTCTTTGTCTCGTAGTAATTCAAGCAGATACCGATTGGTGTAACAAGAAGTGAATCCTTTGCTATATCCTCCTGCTCGAATACAATGTTTTTCATTACTTCCTCGCCACGAAGAGCAACACGCTCAGGGACGATTTTCAGGTCTGCTGCAAGAGCTTCTGTAAAGCCGTGGATTTTTCCACCACCGCCAACAACAAATGCTGCAGATACAGATTTACCTCCATTAAGCTCCTTAATCTTTTCTGCAACCTCGGAAGCTATCTTCTTCATAACCGGCTCTGTAAGCTTCCAAACATCCTCTGATTTGATGGTATGGCTAAGGCCCATAATATCCTCGTATGTGATTTCTCCGCCTTCGGTTGAAGCGCGCTTAATTTGCTCTGCTGTAGCAAAATCTACAAGGTATTCATGAACCAATACCTCTGTAAGCTCATCACCAGCCATAGGAATCATGCCATATGCGATGATGCTGCCGTCTCTGGTGACACAGATATCGGATGTACCTGCACCAACATCGATAAGGGCGATATTAAGCATTCTGAAGCTCTGTGGGATTGCAACATTGATAGCTGCAATAGGCTCCAATGTAAGGTTGGCAACTGAAAGATCTGCCTTGCCAACTGCTGAATAAAGACCATCAACTACATCCTCTGGAAGGAATGTTACGATGATGTCCTCTCCGATTGTATCGGCCTTGTGGTCCTCAAGGGATGTGAAAACATCTCCGTTTAAGTAATATTTAACAGTAGAATAACCTACACAGAAGAACTTGTATTTATTGTCCTCGTCGCCTTTGATTTCCTTACCAGCCTGCTCGATACCCATCATATCAAGTGTATGTAAGTCCTCTCCGGTAACAACTGTTTCCTCTGGGAATTCCATCTCTACGTGAGTAGTGATTGTACGAAGCACACGACCAGCGGCAGCGATACATACTTCTGATAATGCAAGACCTGTCTGTGCTTCAAGGTCTTTTTTCACCTCATCGCATGTAGCACCTACTCGACCGATATCGTGAATCTGACCGTCAAGCATGGCTCTGGTATCGTGTTCTTTAAGATTTTGAGCGATAACATGAAATTCATCGCCATCAAGATATCCTACTGTACCAATGACATTTCTGGTACCAATATCAAGTCCAAATACAATATCTTTCTTCTCCATATAAGTTACTCTCCTCGGGAATTATTCGTGAATAATCTGGCGCAACTGAGCAAGTGTTTGCTCCTTTGTGCCACTGTTGTCTATGATTCTGTTGCAGTGAGCTCTGAAGCTCTCCTCACTGCGTTGTGTACTGATTGTTTTTGCGATTCGTTCTTTGGAATATCCGCGAGTCTCCATAAGGCGTTTTTCCCTTACTTCCTGGCTTGCATAGATATACCACATCTCATCCACAAGTTTACCATAACCGCATTCTATGAGCAATGCAGCTTCAAAGAAAAAATACTCTATATTGTGCTTTTCTTTCTCAGCTTCCACTTGATTTAGTACTTCTGTTTGTACTGCTGGATGTACTATTCCATTTACCGCCTCGCGAAGACTGTTGTCAGCAAACATAAACTTTGCCATCTTAGGTCTGTCAATTTCACCCTGAGGGTCTAAAATGCTTTCTGGCCATGGCAATGCCACCACCTTATCAAAGCATTCTTTTCCTGGTCTCATTAAATCCGCAGCAACCAAATCTGCCAGTAAGACCTTACAATTAAAGTTTTCCTCTAGTAAAGAGAGCACCGTGCTTTTTCCAGCACCGATGCCCCCTGTAATGCCTATAAAATACATAGCTTATCTCCTGTCCACGGGAAAACACAGCCATCTAAAATTGCCTTCGGCAAGGCTGTGTTGTGGCAAACTTTTCTTTCAGAAAAATTTGCTTTTAATGTGCCTCTGCCCAATTCATTCCAGTTTTCATATCGATTTCCAAATCAACTGCCAGTGAAGCCGCATGCTCCATCTCTTCTGCAACAAGCTTTTCAACCTGTGCCTGCTCGTCCTTGAATGTCTCAATAAGGAGCTCATCATGAACCTGAAGCAATAGCTTTGATTTGAGATTCTCTTTTAATAATCTGTCATGAACATTTACCATAGCAATTTTGATGATATCTGCAGCTGTACCCTGAATTGGGGAATTCATAGCTACTCTCTCACCAAACTGTCTTGTCATAAAGTTTGAAGATTTAAGCTCTGGGATAGGACGACGTCTGCCGTACATAGTAGTAACATAGCCCTTTTCATTGCCCTCAGCCTTTAATCCCTCTAAGAATTCATGCATCTTTGGATATGCAACAAAATAATTATCGATATATTCCTGAGCTTCTTTTCTGCCAACTCCGATGTCCTTTGCAAGGCCAAATGCACTGATTCCATAAACTATTCCAAAGTTTACAGCCTTAGCGCTGCGGCGCTGAATATCTGTAACCTCGTCGAATGGTGTGTTGAACACCAAAGATGCTGTTGAGCGGTGAATATCCTGTCCAGCCTTGAATGCACCGATAAGATTTTCGTCCCCAGACATATGAGCTAATACTCGAAGCTCTATCTGAGAATAGTCAGCGTCAATGAATACGCAGCCATCCTTTGGATAGAACACCTTGCGGATTTCACGGCCAAGCTCCATTCTAACTGGGATGTTTTGAAGGTTTGGCTCAGTAGAGCTGATTCGTCCTGTAGCTGTAACTGTCTGCATAAATGTAGAACGAATTCTGCCGT
It contains:
- the coaE gene encoding dephospho-CoA kinase (Dephospho-CoA kinase (CoaE) performs the final step in coenzyme A biosynthesis.), which gives rise to MYFIGITGGIGAGKSTVLSLLEENFNCKVLLADLVAADLMRPGKECFDKVVALPWPESILDPQGEIDRPKMAKFMFADNSLREAVNGIVHPAVQTEVLNQVEAEKEKHNIEYFFFEAALLIECGYGKLVDEMWYIYASQEVREKRLMETRGYSKERIAKTISTQRSEESFRAHCNRIIDNSGTKEQTLAQLRQIIHE
- a CDS encoding ACT domain-containing protein — its product is MENKVIITVVGKDTVGIIARICTYLAESGVNVLDITQTIVQGFFNMMMIVDINSSSRAFDDIQCDLEKLGDEIGVQIKAQKEDIFNAMHRL
- a CDS encoding PFL family protein, which encodes MVNLQEVLETNKMVEEQTLDVRTITIGISLLECIDSDLDKLNEKVYNRITTVAKNLDKVAKEIESDYGIPIVNRRISVTPIALIGGAACKKPEDFVTLAHTMDKAAAAVGANLIGGYSALVSKGMTTADELLIRSIPQALCETERVCSSVNLASTKTGINMDAVRLMGDILLQVADRSKDRDSVDCMKLVVFCNAPDDNPFMAGAFHGVTEADAIINVGVSGPGVVKKALEQVRGESFEVLCETIKKTAFKVTRVGQLVAQEASKRLNIPFGIIDLSLAPTPAIGDSVADILCEIGLEYAGAPGTTAALAMLNDQVKKGGVMASSYVGGLSGAFIPVSEDQGMINSVEAGAITLEKLEAMTCVCSVGLDMIAIPGDTPATTISGMIADEMALGMVNQKTTAARLIPVIGKGVGDTVEFGGLFGYAPIMPVNKFSCADFVNRQGRIPAPIHSFKN
- a CDS encoding MBL fold metallo-hydrolase, with the protein product MDFFSIASGSSGNCICVGDSSTHVMIDAGISGKRIEAGMNQYDYTTADMAGLLVTHEHSDHVSGLGVVSRKYHIPIYATAGTIRAIRSMKSLGAIDDTLFHVIKPNEDFVLGSLKIHPFHISHDAADPVAYRIENDKSKVAVCTDLGYYDSNIVENLTGLDAMLLEANHDIHMLEVGSYPYHLKQRILGNYGHLSNETSGKLLSKVLNDNIKHVFLGHLSHENNYPDLAYETVRLEVTMDETTPYKGNDFNITVASRSEVSQLVVI
- a CDS encoding cell division FtsA domain-containing protein; this encodes MEKKDIVFGLDIGTRNVIGTVGYLDGDEFHVIAQNLKEHDTRAMLDGQIHDIGRVGATCDEVKKDLEAQTGLALSEVCIAAAGRVLRTITTHVEMEFPEETVVTGEDLHTLDMMGIEQAGKEIKGDEDNKYKFFCVGYSTVKYYLNGDVFTSLEDHKADTIGEDIIVTFLPEDVVDGLYSAVGKADLSVANLTLEPIAAINVAIPQSFRMLNIALIDVGAGTSDICVTRDGSIIAYGMIPMAGDELTEVLVHEYLVDFATAEQIKRASTEGGEITYEDIMGLSHTIKSEDVWKLTEPVMKKIASEVAEKIKELNGGKSVSAAFVVGGGGKIHGFTEALAADLKIVPERVALRGEEVMKNIVFEQEDIAKDSLLVTPIGICLNYYETKNNFIMIHFNGEMMKLYDNGQLTIVDAAMQAGFSADQLFPRRGREINFTVNGVSRMIRGTEGESAVVTMNGKSVGINTPLEFNADVTVVPSTVGEGGRGTIADLAEFTTEYLYFNVCGHRVKCPKFVEVNGSMEPPTYSVKDGDVIETRPFYTVGQLAEFMDVTIDDRYEILVNNRPSTKESLVYENFAIEWTTTNQIAYRADYIVDESEGMPEDYEAPAAPDTPAEDARTRMKIETVEIPIKVNGKDMVLAGKRDYIFVDVYNLINFDPSTGGGRQLITKVNGQPCGYAKDLNAGDEVEIRWSES